A region from the Gossypium hirsutum isolate 1008001.06 chromosome A08, Gossypium_hirsutum_v2.1, whole genome shotgun sequence genome encodes:
- the LOC107950502 gene encoding O-fucosyltransferase 20, which yields MGKSNKCKAKKQSYISVPSQIITSLSSSSLQSLLLSPKKAHLNSSFFVGHNYSCRRPRVCLSALFLFVLVGLLRLGWNVNTLVLCSQSFGSNTGKVGERDHQVLVTSQLQSPRPLHLESEFWKQPDGMGYRPCLEFSAKYRKASEAILNGRRKYLLVVVSGGMNQQRNQIVDAVVIARILGAALVVPVLQVNIIWGDESEFSDIFDLGHFKKVLADDVRILSSLPSTHVMTRPVEEKRTPLHVSPQWIRSRYLKRINKEGVLLLRGLDSRLSKDLPPDLQKLRCKVAFQALRFAPPILELGNKLARRMQSKGPYFALHLRIEKDVWVRTGCLPGLSKEYDEIVHNERRRHPEFLTAKSNLSYHERKLAGLCPLNAFEVTRLLKALGAPRSARIYWAGGQPLGGKEALSPLTREFPHFYNKEGLALPGELEPFANKASFMAAIDYIVSEKSDVFMASHGGNMGHAIQGQRAYAGHKKYITPNKRHMLPYFVNSSLPEAEFNRIIKELHQESLGQPELRSSKAGRDVTKYPVPECMCKRNKTT from the exons ATGGGGAAGTCAAACAAGTGTAAAGCCAAGAAGCAGTCGTACATATCTGTTCCGTCTCAGATAATCACCTCTCTTTCTTCCTCTTCTCTCCAATCTCTCCTCCTTTCTCCAAAGAAGGCACACCTCAACAGCAGCTTCTTTGTCGGCCACAACTACTCATGCAGACGCCCCAGGGTGTGCCTGTCGGCTCTCTTTCTCTTTGTTCTTGTTGGCTTGTTGAGGTTGGGCTGGAACGTTAACACTTTGGTTCTATGTTCCCAAAGTTTCGGTTCCAACACTGGCAAAGTTGGTGAAAGAGACCACCAAGTCTTGGTTACCAGCCAATTGCAAAGTCCTCGGCCTTTGCATTTGGAAAGTGAGTTTTGGAAGCAGCCTGATGGGATGGGTTACAGGCCTTGTTTGGAGTTTTCTGCTAAGTATAGAAAAGCAAGTGAGGCCATTTTGAATGGCAGACGCAAGTACTTGCTGGTGGTGGTTTCGGGTGGCATGAATCAACAGAGGAATCAGATTGTGGATGCTGTTGTTATTGCTAGGATTCTCGGCGCTGCTTTGGTTGTTCCTGTCTTGCAAGTCAATATCATCTGGGGTGATGAGAG TGAATTTTCTGATATATTCGATTTGGGTCATTTCAAGAAAGTTCTAGCCGATGATGTACGTATACTATCCTCATTGCCTTCTACACATGTAATGACAAGGCCAGTAGAGGAGAAACGTACTCCACTTCATGTCTCACCTCAATGGATTCGTTCACGGTATCTCAAGCGG ATAAACAAGGAAGGAGTTTTGCTTTTACGAGGTCTGGATTCTAGGCTTTCTAAAGATCTTCCTCCTGATCTTCAAAAGCTTCGCTGCAAG GTGGCATTTCAAGCATTAAGATTTGCTCCGCCGATCCTGGAACTCGGTAACAAGCTCGCTCGGAGAATGCAGAGCAAGGGACCATATTTTGCTCTTCATCTTCGAATCGAGAAGGATGTATGGGTGAGAACTGGTTGTCTTCCAGGCTTGAGTAAGGAATATGATGAGATAGTCCACAATGAAAGGAGAAGGCACCCTGAATTTCTTACTGCAAAATCAAACCTGAGTTACCATGAAAGAAAACTTGCAGGGCTATGCCCCTTGAATGCTTTTGAAGTGACTAG GCTGCTTAAAGCTCTGGGGGCGCCCAGGAGTGCTAGAATATACTGGGCTGGAGGGCAACCACTGGGCGGAAAAGAAGCCTTGTCACCATTAACCAGAGAATTTCCCCATTTCTACAATAAGGAAGGTCTTGCATTGCCTGGTGAACTAGAACCATTTGCTAATAAGGCTTCTTTTATGGCAGCCATTGACTATATAGTTTCTGAGAAAAGTGATGTTTTCATGGCCTCCCATGGTGGAAATATGGGCCACGCCATTCAG GGACAAAGAGCATATGCAGGGCATAAAAAGTACATAACTCCAAATAAAAGACACATGCTCCCATATTTTGTGAACTCATCTCTCCCAGAAGCAGAGTTCAACAGGATCATAAAAGAGTTGCACCAAGAATCTTTAGGACAGCCGGAACTGAGAAGTAGCAAAGCTGGAAGGGATGTAACCAAGTATCCAGTTCCAGAATGCATGTGCAAGCGCAACAAAACTACATAA